The nucleotide sequence TGTGTGAACCGGAAATCCAGTTTGTATCGGTACCGCGCCGCACTCTAAAAACCGAGGCGAATATTGATGCCCGGGCCGAAGAAGTGAAGGACCAGTTCAAAACAGCGCTGGAAAAAGGCCCCATTTCTGTCAAATAAAGGCCCGTCAAAGAAAGGACTGCCAAAACCATGCGAACCCTCGCCAACATCGAGGCATTGCTGCCAGAGCTGGACCACTGCATAGCAGGCGACTTGGAAGACCAGGACCTCGACTTCAAACAGTGGGACCATACCAGCCACGACAAGGCAATCAGAACCGTCGTGCAGATGGGCGTCTGCATGGCCAACGGTGGTGGCGGCACGGTGGTGTTTGGCGTGGCGGATCGCATACAAGGGCGGAGCAAAGCCATCCTGGGCGTACCGCCGGAAATCGATGTCAACCTGCTTAAAAAAGCGGTGTACGACCAGACGGATCCCAAGATCATGCCGGTGTTCGAAGAGCTGGCGGTACCGGATGGCACCGGCCGCCTCCTGTTGATGCAAATCTATCCCGGCATGCCCCCCCTATACCGACACCGCAGGCCGGGGCACTATCCGCGTCAGCAAAGACTGTATACCCTTAACCGGCACCCTCCGACGCAAGATTGGCGTGGAAACCGGCGAAACCGACTACACCGCAGAGGCGGTCGCCCCTGTGGATAACGCCTTGTTGTCCGCCACCGCACTGGAAGCCCTGAGTAACCAGGCCCGCAAGGAGCGTGCGCCGGTCGACCTTGCTGCGGCTTTCGGATATCGAGCTCCTATCCACCCTGGAGCTGATCAAACAGGGCAAGCTCACCCGGGCGGCCATCATGTTGGCCGGCACCGAAGCCGCCATTCGGGAATACCTGCCCGGCCACAACTGGACCTTCCTGCAGATGACCTCCGATACCGACTACGGCATCCGAGAAGATCGGGTAAGCGCCCTACCGTTGTCCGTTCAGCGCATTGAAGAACTGTTGGTACCCTTCAACCCCATCACCACCTACAAACAGGGCATGTTCCACTACGAATACCGCACCTGGCCGGAAATCGCCGTGCGTGAGGCCCTGATGAGCGCTTTCTGTCATGCCGATCTGCGCATCGCCGGGCCGGTGATGGTCAAGCTGTATGCTGACCGGCTGGAAATCAGCAACAACGGCGGCTTTATCGCTGGTATTACACCCAACAACATCCTGCACCATCAACCCGCGGCCAGAAACCCCTTGCTGGTCGAGGCGCTTACCCGCCTGCGCCTGGTTAACCGCAGCAATCTGGGCATCAACCGCATGTTTGCTGCCTTGTTGATGGAAGGCAAAGAGCCGCCCCAGATCCGGGAAATCGGTGAATCGGTGCAGGTCAGCCAGGCAGGCCACGGCGCGGGTTCGCGCGATTACTGGAAGGCTGACAGTGATCAATAACCCCTCCAATACACTCCCTGCAATAGAACGTGCAATTCAGACTATAATTGCACAGGTAATTGCATCGAATGCTATTGAGCACCCGATGGTTGATCACTATTGGCTCAGGAATTGGCCCCGAGCCATTTTCCGGGCCAATAGCACAGAAGTTGAAGCAGCATGATCCCCTAATGTTGCAACATTTTTCCCTACCCAAGAAAGCAAACCGATGATCACCTGGCTCGATTACTATGTTCATGGGGCCGCCGGAAAGATGCGAATGCTTGGTACGGAAGCCGCTTCCGACCGCGAAGCGGCGTTCCTGATGGCGAGCGCCGCCACCGGATCGCTTCGGGTAGCCGTTGCGGAGAAGGAAAAAAAACGGTTGGACAGCGATACGTCGCCGTTTTCGCCGCACCGGACGAGGCCAGACAAAGGGCGGCGGAAACCGGCGACTTCTTCGCCCGCCTCTATTCTCACCGGGCGCTCAGGCCTTCCCATGAGCTGATCGATCTCTTCCGCGACGCGAAACCGCCCGAGACCCCGGACTGGAAACCACCTCTGCAAGAGGCCTCCTGGTATTTCGATATCCCGTACCGCTGCCTATTGGTGGGCGAGTATCAGGTAAGGGCCGTTTTTACCCAGCCGACGGCGGATGGAAATATCGCTGTCTTGTGCGTCCTGACGCCGCCGGGCGCGAATGGTATCGCCGCCCGGTTCGCCTGGCTATGGTCGGAGGAAGACGACAAGACGCGATTGCCTTACGGGTTGCGGGTGCCCGGAGTCGATCCCGTGTCGGTGCGGGACAACATCGAACGTTTGCTCCGACTTTTGGTGCTTTACCACAAGACGGCCGCCAACGAGCTTAGTGTTCCGCTTCCGCGTTTCGACGAAGCCAACGCGGCAGGGATGAAGCCCAAAAAGCGCAAGGCCAAACTCAAGACCGCCACCTTGTTTTCGATTCGGGAATTGCGGCCCCCGAACGACCGGCTGGGCCGAAGAGAAGCGCCCGAAGGTGGAGGCGGATGGCATCTAGAGCACCGGGTGGCGGTCAGAGGCCACTTCCGGTGGCAGCCTTGGGGACCGAAACAGGCCAAACGCAAGCTGATTTGGATCGAATCCCACGAACGTGGACCACAAGAATCCGAAACAAGACCTATATTGCACAAAGCCGGCAAGCCACGGTGACGAATCGGCGGGAACTGAAGCAACAAAGGACCGGATTGTCCCTTACCCTTGGCGAAGTCCAAAGGATCTCGCGTGTAACGACCGCTCGCCGCACAACATCTCGCATTCTGTCAACTCAGATCCAATCTGTTAGCCCAAAGCAGTAATGTCCCCTTTTGTTTGCGGGAGGGGCAATGACAAGGGAGACGATTACGATGAGTCAGCAAGAAGTGGATCGGCTACAGATCACTCAATCGGTGGTGGGTAAGCATTTGAAGCAGTGGGAGGCGGCTGATCGGTTGGGTGTGAGTGAGTGTTCGTCAGGTCAAACGGTTGGTGCGGCGCTATCGGGACGAGGGAGTGGCGGGGCTGGTGTCCGGTCACCGGGGTCGGCG is from Methylohalobius crimeensis 10Ki and encodes:
- a CDS encoding ATP-binding protein, giving the protein MRRSTLLRLSDIELLSTLELIKQGKLTRAAIMLAGTEAAIREYLPGHNWTFLQMTSDTDYGIREDRVSALPLSVQRIEELLVPFNPITTYKQGMFHYEYRTWPEIAVREALMSAFCHADLRIAGPVMVKLYADRLEISNNGGFIAGITPNNILHHQPAARNPLLVEALTRLRLVNRSNLGINRMFAALLMEGKEPPQIREIGESVQVSQAGHGAGSRDYWKADSDQ
- a CDS encoding ATP-binding protein → MRTLANIEALLPELDHCIAGDLEDQDLDFKQWDHTSHDKAIRTVVQMGVCMANGGGGTVVFGVADRIQGRSKAILGVPPEIDVNLLKKAVYDQTDPKIMPVFEELAVPDGTGRLLLMQIYPGMPPLYRHRRPGHYPRQQRLYTLNRHPPTQDWRGNRRNRLHRRGGRPCG